A genome region from Macrotis lagotis isolate mMagLag1 chromosome 4, bilby.v1.9.chrom.fasta, whole genome shotgun sequence includes the following:
- the CTXN2 gene encoding cortexin-2 — MMSSIHHSNGPSSMSVNKVSAFSLTLEQKTGFAFVGILCIFLGLLIIRCFKILLDPYSSMPSSTWEDEVEEFDKGTFEYALA; from the coding sequence ATGATGAGTAGCATCCACCATAGCAACGGACCATCCAGTATGAGTGTCAACAAAGTTTCAGCTTTCTCATTGACACTGGAACAAAAAACAGGCTTTGCATTTGTAGGAATTCTGTGCATTTTCTTAGGTCTTCTTATTATTAGATGTTTCAAAATCCTACTGGATCCCTATAGTAGTATGCCTTCCTCTACTTGGGAAGATGAAGTTGAAGAGTTTGACAAAGGAACCTTTGAATATGCACTTGCATGA